From the Scylla paramamosain isolate STU-SP2022 chromosome 15, ASM3559412v1, whole genome shotgun sequence genome, one window contains:
- the LOC135107583 gene encoding protein jagunal-like isoform X1 produces the protein MASREGPMVSGTDGTDFLHRETVAPHYQISWPPKKTISEFALNKSRLRKCVFSHLLLALLMLIKMVPDILDRLDIFILEIEELEVPQPLKWEYIWLLGSLASFLGLTAIRKNRILLLQIYFGLVNLLSTVPILLAAMIYFKEFVEYCTESEPQGLQLWQGYPISVLWYSFILVAMQVHIFTLIFAYKLILAWKNRGVTKKAQ, from the exons ATGGCGTCTCGAGAAGGCCCCATGGTGAGCGGCACGGATGGCACGGACTTCTTGCACAGGGAGACCGTGGCGCCGCATTACCAGATTAG CTGGCCTCCAAAGAAGACTATTTCAGAATT TGCCCTGAACAAGAGTCGGTTACGGAAATGTGTGTTCTCCCACCTCCTGTTGGCACTCCTCATGCTGATCAAGATGGTCCCAGACATTCTTGACAGACTTGACATCTTCATCCTAGAAATTGAAGAGCTAGAAGTCCCACAA CCACTGAAGTGGGAGTACATATGGTTGTTGGGCTCCTTAGCAAGTTTCCTCGGCCTCACTGCCATCAGGAAAAACCGAATACTGCTTCTCCAG ATATATTTTGGCCTTGTTAATCTTCTATCAACAGTACCAATTCTATTAGCTGCGATGATATACTTTAAAGAATTTGTTGAGTACTGTACTGAAAGTGAGCCTCAAGGTCTTCAGTTATGGCAG GGTTACCCAATCAGTGTATTGTGGTATAGCTTCATCCTGGTGGCCATGCAGGTGCACATCTTCACACTGATCTTTGCCTACAAGCTCATATTGGCCTGGAAGAACCGAGGGGTCACTAAGAAGGCTCAGTGA
- the LOC135107583 gene encoding protein jagunal-like isoform X2, with protein MASREGPMVSGTDGTDFLHRETVAPHYQISALNKSRLRKCVFSHLLLALLMLIKMVPDILDRLDIFILEIEELEVPQPLKWEYIWLLGSLASFLGLTAIRKNRILLLQIYFGLVNLLSTVPILLAAMIYFKEFVEYCTESEPQGLQLWQGYPISVLWYSFILVAMQVHIFTLIFAYKLILAWKNRGVTKKAQ; from the exons ATGGCGTCTCGAGAAGGCCCCATGGTGAGCGGCACGGATGGCACGGACTTCTTGCACAGGGAGACCGTGGCGCCGCATTACCAGATTAG TGCCCTGAACAAGAGTCGGTTACGGAAATGTGTGTTCTCCCACCTCCTGTTGGCACTCCTCATGCTGATCAAGATGGTCCCAGACATTCTTGACAGACTTGACATCTTCATCCTAGAAATTGAAGAGCTAGAAGTCCCACAA CCACTGAAGTGGGAGTACATATGGTTGTTGGGCTCCTTAGCAAGTTTCCTCGGCCTCACTGCCATCAGGAAAAACCGAATACTGCTTCTCCAG ATATATTTTGGCCTTGTTAATCTTCTATCAACAGTACCAATTCTATTAGCTGCGATGATATACTTTAAAGAATTTGTTGAGTACTGTACTGAAAGTGAGCCTCAAGGTCTTCAGTTATGGCAG GGTTACCCAATCAGTGTATTGTGGTATAGCTTCATCCTGGTGGCCATGCAGGTGCACATCTTCACACTGATCTTTGCCTACAAGCTCATATTGGCCTGGAAGAACCGAGGGGTCACTAAGAAGGCTCAGTGA